A window of the Streptomyces albireticuli genome harbors these coding sequences:
- a CDS encoding DUF4360 domain-containing protein, with protein MPGGLFAGAAIAALFATPMSTFDASVIVNPPPDKIVIEVATVNGSGCPAGTAAVAVSPDNTAFTVTYSEYLAQVGVGSKPTDFRKNCQLNLIVHVPQGFTYAIASADYRGYAKLESGATAQQKASYYFQGSSQTVPIIHNFKGAYEDNWQSTDRVDVAALVWAPCGERRNFNINTELRVNAGTSDPSKTNSFMAMDSTDGDINTVYHLSWKECPKPRT; from the coding sequence ATGCCCGGCGGTCTTTTCGCGGGTGCCGCGATCGCGGCCCTGTTCGCCACGCCGATGTCCACGTTCGACGCATCGGTGATCGTCAACCCCCCACCGGACAAGATCGTGATCGAGGTCGCGACGGTCAACGGCTCGGGCTGTCCCGCGGGCACCGCGGCGGTGGCCGTCTCGCCCGACAACACGGCCTTCACCGTCACCTACAGCGAATACCTGGCCCAGGTGGGCGTGGGCTCCAAGCCGACGGACTTCCGTAAGAACTGCCAGCTCAACCTGATCGTGCACGTGCCCCAGGGCTTCACCTACGCCATCGCCAGCGCGGACTACCGCGGCTACGCGAAGCTGGAGTCCGGCGCGACCGCGCAGCAGAAGGCCTCGTACTACTTCCAGGGCTCCTCCCAGACGGTCCCGATCATCCACAACTTCAAGGGCGCCTACGAGGACAACTGGCAGTCGACGGACCGGGTCGACGTGGCCGCGCTGGTCTGGGCGCCCTGCGGGGAGAGACGCAACTTCAACATCAACACCGAGCTGAGGGTCAACGCCGGCACCTCGGACCCGTCCAAGACCAACAGCTTCATGGCCATGGACTCCACCGACGGTGACATCAACACCGTCTACCACCTGTCCTGGAAGGAGTGCCCGAAGCCGAGGACGTAG